Proteins from one Podospora pseudocomata strain CBS 415.72m chromosome 4, whole genome shotgun sequence genomic window:
- a CDS encoding hypothetical protein (COG:E; EggNog:ENOG503NX6N) codes for MSRQFWSPQTRGDDHRRASSAFTHTLICNAPRTTSTTQDSQPFLQQHAIKNPSFKMAPIYKIALIQFQPKDVSPSENFSLSASYIRKAASQGAQLAVLPEYHLTSWCPSHPDFLSSCVESCSYLSQYQSLAKELKIDIVPGTICEVHPSLSAEEVTATSSTGKDEERRVEVRNMAYFISGLTGEVVGRYQKRNLWHPEREHLTAWGKEGGRHRGFDIPGLTFPDGTPVRGGMLICWDMVFPEGFRELIGDGVELVVIPSFWLVTEDFGEGDEGEKERARRGEEEFLRGVVVTRAFENTAAVVFVNAGGLSQVGLPGVGNQGGVMGVETEEMMVVEVDLGRGRGLERRYKIREDMRGVEWGYGVYHGEERKGGGR; via the exons ATGTCACGACAGTTTTGGTCTCCACAGACGCGGGGTGATGATCACCGCAGAGCCTCATCGGCTTTCACACACACCTTGATTTGCAATGCTCCCAGAACTACTTCAACAACCCAGGACTCTCAACCTTTTCTACAGCAGCACGCAATTAAAAACCCATCGTTTAAAATGGCACCTATTTACAAAATCGCCCTCATCCAGTTCCAGCCAAAG GATGTGTCCCCCTCGGAGAACTTTTCCCTCTCGGCCTCGTACATCCGCAAGGCAGCCTCCCAAGGGGCCCAGCTGGCTGTTCTGCCCGAGTATCACCTCACCTCTTGGTGCCCCTCCCACCCAGACTTTCTCTCCTCCTGCGTCGAGTCTTGCTCTTACCTCTCTCAGTACCAATCATTGGCGAAGGAACTCAAGATTGATATCGTTCCTGGAACCATCTGCGAAGTCCACCCTTCGCTTTCGGCTGAGGAGGTCACTGCTACTTCTAGCACCGGCAAAGATGAAGAACGacgggtggaggtgaggaacATGGCTTACTTCATCTCGGGGTTGACAGGGGAGGTAGTGGGACGGTATCAAAAGCGGAATCTGTGGCACCCCGAACGGGAGCATTTGACTGCctgggggaaggaggggggtcgGCACAGGGGGTTTGATATCCCTGGGTTGACGTTCCCTGACGGAACCCCggtgaggggagggatgttGATTTGTTGGGATATGGTTTTCCCGGAGGGGTTTAGGGAGTTgattggggatggggtggaacTGGTTGTTATACCTAGTTTTTGGTTGGTGACGGaggattttggggagggggatgaaggggaaaaggagagggcgaggaggggggaggaggagtttttacggggggtggtggttacgAGGGCATTCGAGAATACGGCTGCGGTTGTGTTTGTTAATGCTGGGGGTTTGAGTCAGGTTGGGTTGCCGGGGGTTGGGAATCAGGGGGGTGTTATGGGGGTtgagacggaggagatgatggttgtggaggttgatcttggacgggggagggggttggagaggaggtatAAGATTAGGGAAGAtatgaggggggtggagtggGGGTATGGGGTTTAtcatggggaggagaggaagggcgGCGGTCGTTAG